The genomic region TAGTTGAGAATATGACAAATGAAAATGATTGATACATTGACTATGCATTCCGTGTCAAAGGACAGATCGTAAACTCACCTTGATGTCTCTCGCAGGACCAGTTCCGCGAACTGGAAAATATGGCTGGCATAAGGAACCATTAGCTCTGATTTTGAATTTTTGACTCCCTGAAGTATACCTGAATAGGCCTCGAAGATGCTTCGCCTGAGTTCATTTTTATACTCTGTACTGTCATCATCAGGAAGGTCCATGCGAGAACAAAGCTCTGCAGCTCCTTGCAACATAGGCACAGTGTATGGAACATATTTCTCAAAATTCTCACCAATTGTAAGTGCAATATCTCCTATGCATGACAAAATTGGCGGTTTCACAGAACGGTGAAGCTCTGGGCTTGAAAGGTCCTTGAGAAGGGCGGACATGATAGCATCACAGTAAGGGAGTACCTTGTCATCCAGGGCACGACAGATGTCCGCAACCACCCCAACAGAAACACAGCATACTTGATATGCACCAAAATTTTGTAAGCCCATTTCAAGGTACTTGTGAAACTCTGGCATGTATTTCACAAATTCCGGTCCAGTAGCATAAGCAAGAGCACCAATAGCAAGCATTGCTTCTTCATGCACATTAGAACTATCGCATGAAAAAACCCGGAGAAATAACACCATTATTTGGTCAGCAAACTGAATGATTACTGACTTATCATCACAGTTGCTGAACTTCTGAAGGATTACTTGAACAACACCACACAGCAAGGCTTGAAGATCACTTTGCTTTTCCTTGTCCTCGGAGGATGTGATCTGAAACTCAAAGGTCTGGTTTAATCTCTTCAAGATCTCTTGCAATAATaacacaatcatgttcagagtgtCTGCAATGCTGCTGCATCTCACAATCTCATTAAGTGTTTCATATGCAGATGCACAAAGCCTGGAGTTGTTGGAATCAGAACGATCAGCAGTGGCAAGGAGAGCTGATACTAATTGACCAAAGTAGGGTGACAGCACTGATGACATAGACCCTGCATTCTCATAGCCGTGAGCAAGAAAATACAGGGCACCACAGATTTTCTCAGCAACATTAGGGGAGTCTTTGATACTTGTCAACATAATTTCTGTAACATGAGGAAGGTTTGCATTTGTCACTACAGAAACGCCACTGGTTGGTGAATGTAGAAACTCAAATGCCCTCGAAAGTGCCCATGCAGTAGTCTCCCTGACATGGTTATTTTGATCCTTGGTTGCATTTAGCAGGAAATCAAAGCCAGCATGAACCAGTGGCGCAAGCTTTTCAACTGAAGGACCTTCAAGAATGGAACCAAATGCAAATGTAGCAGCCTCCCTGCTGTGCCAGTCAGGCTTTGTTATATTGCCTTCTATAAATGGCATCACAAGAGGTACAATGGCATCCTTGACAGCTGTTGCAACAAGCCCAAGGCAGGTGCCCCCCGCCATTGATATATTCCAAATTCCATCATCCTCATCTTGATCCTCCTCTTGCTTCAGAAGTGTTTCTAAAAGCATAGGGACAAGCAAAGGAAGGGCCTTTTCAATAAAATGGAAATGACATGCAGAACTAACATCACCAGATTCTTCAGCGTCTTCTTGAATTGCAACTTCTTCATCACAGATTGTGCTCCAGAACTCAATAGCTTGAAGTGCTACCTGTTCTTCATCTGCCCTGGCAGCATTTGCTGTCAACTCAAATAATGTCTGTATGTATGGCTCTAGAAGATCATAGTATGTTGATGCTATTGAGACCAAACACTCAAATGCAGCCTTCCTAATATCAGCCTCTTTAGAAACGGCAGTCTCACAAACTACCTTCATTATGTAGTTCCTCTCTGATTCATTCTGAAAATTTGTCTCAGCAAAATCAAGAGCATTGTACAATGCTTTAACAGCAGCAAGTCGGACCCCTGAACTATTCTCCACGTGATTCATACCCTGGACCACAGCAGTAAGAACAGCATTAACTTGATCCTGCTCCAGATCCTTAGGGGATATCTCCTCACAAACATATCCAATGGCATCCAGGGTAGCCTGCTTCAGAGAAGGGGATGCATCCGGCTTTGTCATGTTACCTAGCAAGCTTACTATGAGTTCTGGCCATCCTTGAAGAGGGATCTCAATGGAAGCAATCTTTGCAATGACTTGTGAAGAACTGCGGTGAGCGTCAGATACTGGTGATCCAAGGGTCATCAACAGGGAACCTTTAACCTGTGACTTGATTGCTGGGTCCACACTTATCCATCGTTGTGTGCATTTTTCTTTCCTCACTAAATCATTTGCATCCAAAGAATTTTTAAGAAGAATACCAGCAAGCCTTCGAGATACAGGAGGTTTGTTATCATTCTCTAGCTCAGCAGATAATGCTAGCAGAAACTGTGGAAAACTCTGCTCCTCAAATTGCTTGATATTCCCTTCTGCAACATTTCGTATCTGACCATCATGGGACTGTGTAGCTAGCAGAACCTCAGTGATATCCATTAGCTGAACCTGCAGTACAAAGATCGCCCAGGAAAGCATATAAGATACTAAGATCTCAAggtcaaaaaagaaaaataaggcAGGCTCCACCTTGGTTCAAAGATAGTCTGGCATTATTACAGTTTGCTTAATGGAAATACAAATAATCTAGTTTGCTCTAACAGCACATATTGTTCACATTGATACAGTGCAAAAATACAAGATAAAAGGCAAAAGTAGAACTCAAGCCTCCAATACAGTGCGGTCACTTTTGGAAAGTGTAGGGAGGGCGCAACAGCTTGCGAGAGATTCAATGCATATGTTACTCCACCTGAGCTGTCAACAATTACCAGGTCATTTAGTTTCTGAATAGTTATTATTTTCCTGAAGTGGGGGTTTCTGAATCGTTATTATTTTCCCAAAAGGGAGGTTTCTTAATTACAGTCCAAGTATAAACTCTGGAACACGACTGTTACTATACAACGTAAATCTCAGCTATCAACATACCGTTTGAATGACCGTGAACCACGCCTCTCCCTGATCTAATAATGTTTTTCATTCAAAAATGCTCAATAGTTCAACAGGGCGTCAAATAATCTCCATGATCTAAAACAAATAATCTCTAACATCAGGTGCTAGGATCTAACCCACGACAGGCATCTAGAAAATCAAAGTTATTCAACAGGGCGTCAAATAATCTCTAACATCAGGTGCTAGGATCTAACCCACGACAGGCATCTAGAAAATCAAAGTTATTCAACAGGGCGTCATGCTATAATTGCACTATGACGGACAGAAAAAGCACAAAACAATTCCTACACGCGTGTTTGTGGAAACTCTGGGATCGTTCAAAAAATTAAGATCGAAGTGACTATAGAGCGACCTGATCAGACCAGAACTAAAGTATATCAGGTAAGACAAGCCAAATCAACATCTCCTGAGAAGAATCAACCGCAACATCGCACGATTCAAGGACGAAAACCAAAGCGGCCACGGCCTAAAACCCCACGGATCTGCCCACGAAGGAACTTAGGAAACCCGCCGCCAACCAAACAT from Triticum aestivum cultivar Chinese Spring chromosome 4A, IWGSC CS RefSeq v2.1, whole genome shotgun sequence harbors:
- the LOC123085590 gene encoding importin subunit beta-1, whose amino-acid sequence is MDITEVLLATQSHDGQIRNVAEGNIKQFEEQSFPQFLLALSAELENDNKPPVSRRLAGILLKNSLDANDLVRKEKCTQRWISVDPAIKSQVKGSLLMTLGSPVSDAHRSSSQVIAKIASIEIPLQGWPELIVSLLGNMTKPDASPSLKQATLDAIGYVCEEISPKDLEQDQVNAVLTAVVQGMNHVENSSGVRLAAVKALYNALDFAETNFQNESERNYIMKVVCETAVSKEADIRKAAFECLVSIASTYYDLLEPYIQTLFELTANAARADEEQVALQAIEFWSTICDEEVAIQEDAEESGDVSSACHFHFIEKALPLLVPMLLETLLKQEEDQDEDDGIWNISMAGGTCLGLVATAVKDAIVPLVMPFIEGNITKPDWHSREAATFAFGSILEGPSVEKLAPLVHAGFDFLLNATKDQNNHVRETTAWALSRAFEFLHSPTSGVSVVTNANLPHVTEIMLTSIKDSPNVAEKICGALYFLAHGYENAGSMSSVLSPYFGQLVSALLATADRSDSNNSRLCASAYETLNEIVRCSSIADTLNMIVLLLQEILKRLNQTFEFQITSSEDKEKQSDLQALLCGVVQVILQKFSNCDDKSVIIQFADQIMVLFLRVFSCDSSNVHEEAMLAIGALAYATGPEFVKYMPEFHKYLEMGLQNFGAYQVCCVSVGVVADICRALDDKVLPYCDAIMSALLKDLSSPELHRSVKPPILSCIGDIALTIGENFEKYVPYTVPMLQGAAELCSRMDLPDDDSTEYKNELRRSIFEAYSGILQGVKNSKSELMVPYASHIFQFAELVLRETSRDEGLTKAGVALVGDLADALGPSIKLLLKNSNFHSELLGRCSQSDDEQLRETASWVQGVISRVLVS